Proteins from a single region of Paramormyrops kingsleyae isolate MSU_618 chromosome 9, PKINGS_0.4, whole genome shotgun sequence:
- the snx10b gene encoding sorting nexin-10B, with protein sequence MEDVPYSPRQEIISVWVRDPHIRGKDFWHAHIDYEICMHTNSMCFTKKTSCVRRRYSEFVWLRQKLQENTHLMELPALPPKNPFFSLNNSHQVNKRMKGLQHFLDAIVQKPLVLSDSCLHLFLQSQLSIAKMEACASGRTSYSVAQAIQSCGSGIQRFRSDEDLSDLGKDCGDSDCESTASSGLGLSCDTDLPREEQSAQASGTSEDEPR encoded by the exons ATGGAAGACGTGCCTTACAGCCCGAGACAG GAGATTATTAGTGTATGGGTTCGAGATCCACACATACGGGGAAAAGACTTCTGGCATGCCCACATAGATTATGAGATCTGTATGCAT ACCAACAGCATGTGCTTCACCAAGAAGACCTCCTGCGTGCGAAGGCGATACAGCGAGTTTGTGTGGCTAAGGCAGAAATTGCAAGAAAACACTCACCTCAT GGAGCTACCTGCACTACCCCCAAAGAACCCTTTCTTCAGCCTTAATAACTCCCACCAAGTCAACAAGAGAATGAAGGGACTACAGCACTTCCTGGATGC AATCGTCCAGAAACCTCTGGTGCTGTCGGACAGCTGTCTGCACCTGTTCCTGCAGTCGCAGCTCAGTATTGCAAAAATGGAGGCTTGTGCCTCGGGGAGGACCAGCTATTCTGTTGCGCAAGCTATCCAGAGCTGCGGGAGTGGCATCCAGCGTTTCCGCTCTGATGAAGATCTGTCCGACCTGGGGAAAGACTGCGGCGACTCAGACTGTGAGAG CACGGCTTCCTCAGGCCTGGGGCTCAGCTGTGACACCGATTTACCCCGTGAGGAGCAAAGCGCTCAAGCTAGCGGTACCTCTGAAGACGAACCCAGATAG